One Bacteroidales bacterium DNA window includes the following coding sequences:
- a CDS encoding C10 family peptidase, with protein MKYLVIALLCTTISFAGYTQKVSEQQAAVAGKNFYFEKLNQKRPNNYNDIIIDNIEAKKTNGNVLYYIIKFKNIGFVIVAGNINITPVLCYSFSSRFFENEQPPAFVHWMQDYEKQIAAAFENNYFGTQQCLDEWTRLLNSTPEQLKKSKGTKSVEPLLHTTWNQDKYYNSYCPEGLGGPGGHAYAGCVPTAMAQIMNYYRHPEQGVGAYTYTHPDYGTLSADFENTTYQWDLMPLAVNEHHNDSSIAKLLYHLGVSVDLDYGPDGSGMFNHKAAYSLRTYFKYSPACEYVFRDTAINTDWKQLILSHLDEKKPLYYAGWADTINVSGHAFVCDGYQDTDYFHFNWGWGGSLNGYFLIDNLTPGGSDFTLDHELIINFFPDTSLGYPTQCNGTTTLTQTKGTFGDGSGPLLNYNNSSDCYWLIEPNDSITNIKLNFLEFNTEQDSDIVIVYGGATTNAPVIGTYSGSSLPSQITSTSKALLVHFISNDSINFSGWLASYTCTVPIFCSVAIQELTEVADTFEDGSGPYNYHYNQLCRWRIQPPGATSINLHFDFFDLAPTDYIRVIDNANTIDLDTIYGTDTPTDIVCNSGSMLIIFKTFEKETAQGFTASYYLSNSIDEPDLLNTDIAINPNPTSNQLFINFSRVAEQSTYHASLFSYDGKLIKVFNINVPQGSLSYELDISMLNKGIYLLKLLSNKENFVKKLIIK; from the coding sequence ATGAAATACCTTGTCATTGCATTATTATGCACAACAATATCATTTGCTGGCTATACTCAAAAAGTCAGTGAACAGCAGGCAGCAGTGGCCGGAAAAAACTTTTATTTCGAAAAACTTAACCAGAAACGCCCGAACAATTATAATGATATTATCATTGACAATATTGAGGCAAAAAAGACAAACGGGAATGTTCTTTATTACATTATAAAATTTAAAAATATCGGCTTTGTCATTGTGGCAGGAAATATCAATATAACCCCGGTGCTTTGTTATTCATTCAGTAGCAGGTTTTTTGAGAATGAGCAGCCACCTGCCTTTGTCCATTGGATGCAGGATTATGAAAAACAAATTGCAGCTGCCTTTGAGAATAATTATTTTGGCACACAACAATGCCTTGATGAATGGACACGTTTACTTAACAGCACTCCAGAGCAACTTAAAAAATCTAAAGGCACAAAAAGTGTGGAACCTCTTCTTCACACTACATGGAACCAGGATAAATATTACAATAGCTACTGCCCTGAAGGCCTTGGTGGCCCTGGCGGCCATGCTTATGCAGGATGTGTGCCAACTGCTATGGCACAAATAATGAATTATTACAGGCACCCGGAGCAAGGCGTTGGCGCTTACACTTATACACATCCTGATTACGGAACCCTCTCTGCTGATTTTGAAAATACAACATATCAATGGGATTTGATGCCTCTGGCTGTTAATGAACACCACAACGATTCTTCCATTGCAAAGTTATTATACCATCTTGGAGTTTCTGTCGACCTTGATTATGGGCCCGATGGCTCGGGAATGTTTAACCACAAAGCAGCTTACTCATTACGAACCTACTTTAAATATTCCCCCGCTTGCGAGTATGTCTTCCGTGATACAGCCATTAATACAGACTGGAAACAACTGATACTTTCTCACCTTGATGAAAAGAAACCGCTTTATTATGCGGGCTGGGCCGATACGATTAATGTTTCCGGGCATGCTTTTGTTTGCGACGGCTATCAGGATACAGACTATTTTCATTTCAACTGGGGATGGGGAGGCTCTCTTAACGGATACTTTCTAATTGATAACCTGACACCGGGCGGAAGCGATTTCACATTAGACCATGAATTGATTATTAACTTTTTTCCCGATACATCATTGGGATACCCGACACAATGCAATGGCACAACTACTCTGACACAAACCAAAGGAACTTTCGGCGATGGCAGCGGTCCCCTGTTAAACTACAACAACTCGTCTGACTGTTATTGGCTCATAGAACCAAATGATTCCATAACAAATATAAAATTAAATTTCCTTGAATTTAATACCGAACAGGATTCTGATATAGTGATTGTATATGGCGGTGCAACGACAAACGCTCCTGTCATTGGAACTTATTCAGGTTCCAGCTTACCCTCTCAAATAACCTCAACTTCAAAAGCCTTATTGGTTCATTTTATTTCCAATGACAGCATCAACTTTTCTGGATGGCTGGCTTCCTATACATGCACCGTTCCCATTTTCTGTTCTGTAGCTATTCAGGAACTCACAGAGGTTGCCGACACTTTTGAAGACGGAAGCGGGCCATATAATTATCACTATAACCAACTATGCCGATGGAGAATACAACCTCCCGGGGCAACTTCCATTAACCTGCACTTCGACTTTTTTGACCTTGCACCAACAGATTACATCAGGGTTATTGACAATGCCAACACCATTGACCTTGATACTATTTACGGTACAGATACCCCAACAGATATCGTTTGTAATTCGGGTAGTATGCTCATTATTTTTAAAACTTTTGAGAAAGAAACTGCTCAGGGGTTTACTGCCTCTTACTATCTTTCAAACAGCATAGATGAACCTGACCTATTAAATACTGATATTGCAATAAACCCAAATCCCACATCAAACCAGTTATTCATTAATTTTAGCAGGGTGGCTGAGCAATCAACCTACCACGCTTCGTTGTTTTCATACGACGGGAAACTAATAAAAGTGTTTAATATAAATGTCCCTCAAGGTTCATTATCATACGAACTTGATATATCCATGCTTAACAAGGGAATCTATCTTCTAAAACTATTAAGCAATAAAGAAAATTTTGTTAAAAAACTGATTATAAAATAA
- a CDS encoding C10 family peptidase, whose protein sequence is MKRTLLVILLILSFCAVQAKKVEVQLAQKVGLAYFYEHAGQFIPLDYKTLGVTATFTEMNENIAIYHIINIGKSGYVIVSADDIAIPVIGYSYESNLEPSKMPEALKYWLGMIKKEISYAIERKVSSSPEISNQWTYYLSRNSENLSIKSDKAVEPLLSSTWNQDKFYNQFCPLATGGPDGRAYAGCVATAMGQVMYYYRYPLQGVGSHGGINFGATTYQWDNMLDDLNNYNEAVATLLYHCGKAVDMSYAADGSGANTPDCVDALEDYYKYNTACSYESKYGYSDVNWANMLKDNLDAKHPMIYSGTDFASGGHAWNCDGYDASNNFHMNWGWSGYANGFFSLSDLTAGGSTFSEFQGVVQDIYPLTSGGYPYNCSGTKSISFVTGTIEDGSGPANDYTNNKDCQWLIDPDEAVSKIKLNFVTFNTEATNDVVTVYDGNSTSATVLGTFSGNTLPALVTSSGQQMLVRFQTNGSVVGQGWKATYSSVYPTYCNSITNISDNSGTIEDGSGAYSYTYNHFCRWSIAPPNATYITINFTEFNLATNDFVKLYNQENSAELANYTGTSIPAEQTYNTSKIMVMFKSDGYINSEGFSLDYTSDGSSGIDKNKEPYKLSIYPNPAISELNVSFEITDTKNITIELSSIIGQVLYSETLNNFSGIYTKKINTGNYSQGIYMLRIFGEKYNTFKKIIIQ, encoded by the coding sequence ATGAAACGTACATTACTCGTTATTTTATTAATTCTCTCATTCTGCGCTGTACAGGCTAAAAAAGTTGAAGTTCAGCTTGCACAAAAAGTGGGGTTGGCATATTTTTATGAACATGCAGGGCAGTTTATCCCGCTTGATTACAAAACACTGGGAGTTACCGCTACATTTACTGAAATGAATGAAAACATAGCAATTTACCACATAATCAATATAGGGAAAAGCGGCTATGTAATTGTTTCTGCTGATGACATAGCTATCCCTGTTATTGGGTACTCCTATGAATCAAACCTTGAACCATCAAAAATGCCTGAGGCTTTAAAATACTGGCTTGGCATGATTAAAAAAGAGATTTCCTATGCTATAGAACGCAAGGTAAGTTCCAGTCCCGAAATAAGCAACCAATGGACATATTATCTTTCAAGAAACAGTGAAAACCTGTCCATAAAATCAGACAAAGCCGTAGAACCCTTATTAAGCAGCACATGGAACCAGGACAAGTTTTACAACCAGTTTTGCCCTTTAGCCACGGGCGGCCCCGATGGCCGTGCTTATGCAGGTTGCGTTGCCACTGCAATGGGACAGGTGATGTATTATTACCGTTATCCCTTACAAGGTGTTGGCAGCCATGGTGGAATTAATTTCGGCGCTACTACCTATCAGTGGGACAATATGCTGGATGACCTGAACAATTATAATGAAGCTGTAGCAACTCTTTTATATCATTGCGGAAAAGCAGTTGATATGTCTTATGCTGCTGACGGGTCTGGCGCCAACACTCCGGATTGTGTGGATGCGCTGGAAGATTATTATAAATACAACACTGCCTGCAGCTATGAATCAAAATACGGTTACTCAGACGTAAACTGGGCTAACATGTTGAAGGACAACCTTGATGCAAAACATCCTATGATATATTCCGGTACTGATTTTGCTAGCGGAGGCCATGCATGGAACTGTGACGGCTACGATGCCAGCAACAACTTCCACATGAATTGGGGATGGAGCGGGTATGCCAACGGTTTTTTTTCCTTATCTGATCTTACTGCAGGAGGTAGCACCTTTAGTGAATTTCAGGGCGTGGTTCAAGATATATACCCATTAACTTCAGGAGGTTATCCCTATAATTGCAGCGGCACAAAATCAATATCTTTTGTAACCGGCACCATTGAAGATGGCAGCGGGCCTGCTAATGACTATACCAATAATAAAGACTGTCAGTGGCTGATAGATCCTGATGAAGCAGTATCAAAGATCAAACTAAACTTTGTTACATTCAATACGGAAGCCACAAACGATGTTGTAACAGTTTATGACGGCAATTCCACTTCGGCAACAGTGTTGGGAACATTTTCGGGAAACACCCTGCCGGCACTGGTTACTTCTTCCGGACAGCAAATGCTGGTGCGTTTCCAGACTAACGGCAGTGTTGTCGGCCAGGGATGGAAAGCCACCTACAGCTCTGTTTATCCAACCTATTGCAACAGTATAACCAACATTTCAGATAACAGCGGGACTATAGAAGATGGCAGCGGAGCATACAGTTATACATATAACCACTTTTGCAGATGGAGTATAGCCCCTCCAAATGCAACATATATCACGATTAACTTTACTGAATTTAACCTCGCAACAAACGACTTCGTTAAACTTTATAACCAGGAAAACAGTGCTGAACTTGCGAATTACACAGGAACCAGCATCCCTGCTGAACAGACATATAATACCAGTAAAATAATGGTGATGTTCAAATCAGACGGATATATTAATTCCGAAGGATTTTCGTTAGACTATACTTCTGACGGTTCCTCAGGGATAGACAAAAACAAGGAACCCTACAAACTGAGTATTTATCCCAATCCGGCCATTTCAGAACTTAATGTTTCTTTTGAAATTACTGATACTAAAAATATTACTATTGAATTGAGCTCTATTATAGGACAAGTTCTGTACTCAGAAACACTTAACAATTTTTCAGGAATATACACCAAAAAAATTAATACAGGAAATTACTCACAGGGAATATACATGCTTCGCATCTTTGGAGAAAAATACAATACCTTCAAAAAAATCATTATTCAATAA
- the hutI gene encoding imidazolonepropionase, with protein MALIIVNIKELVQVEPDNRKLRIKVGGKEMASLKTIKNAYLKIENGLIAAYGFMKDLDDIKAAEKASFKVIDATDRMVFPCFCDSHTHLVYAGSREKEYIDKIRGLSYEEIAKRGGGILNSAKRLHKASEEELCEQALVRLNEIKMQGTGAVEIKSGYGLNTHDELKILKVIRKLKKLSPLTIKATFLGAHAVPADYKGRQSLYVDLVINEMIPMVAAEELADYIDVFCDRGFFTVEETERILMAGIKFGLRSKIHANELDYSGGIQAGVKYCALSVDHLEYTGDEEIRALLGSETMPTLLPGAAFFLGMPYAHARKMIDAGLPLAMASDYNPGSSPSGNMQLILSMGCIKYKMLPEESIHAVTINGAYAMGVSDILGSIAVGKKANVFITKPIPSLEFMPYAFGSNKVETVIINGKIQK; from the coding sequence ATGGCACTAATAATTGTAAACATAAAGGAACTTGTCCAGGTGGAACCTGATAATAGGAAACTCCGGATAAAAGTAGGCGGGAAAGAAATGGCTTCTTTAAAAACCATTAAAAATGCATACCTGAAAATTGAAAATGGGCTTATTGCTGCTTATGGGTTTATGAAGGATTTGGATGATATTAAAGCCGCTGAAAAAGCTTCTTTTAAGGTTATTGATGCCACCGACCGCATGGTATTTCCATGCTTTTGTGATTCTCATACGCACCTGGTATATGCCGGCAGCAGGGAAAAAGAATATATTGATAAAATCAGGGGTTTGTCCTATGAAGAAATAGCAAAAAGAGGAGGAGGCATACTCAATTCGGCGAAAAGGTTGCATAAAGCAAGCGAAGAAGAACTCTGTGAACAGGCACTGGTGCGACTGAATGAAATTAAAATGCAAGGAACCGGGGCTGTGGAAATTAAGAGCGGTTATGGCTTAAATACCCACGATGAGTTGAAAATTCTTAAGGTTATAAGAAAACTTAAAAAACTTTCGCCCCTGACGATAAAGGCAACTTTTCTGGGAGCTCATGCAGTGCCTGCTGATTACAAAGGAAGGCAAAGTCTTTATGTAGATTTGGTTATCAATGAGATGATACCCATGGTTGCAGCTGAAGAACTGGCGGACTATATTGATGTTTTTTGCGACAGGGGCTTTTTTACAGTTGAAGAGACAGAGAGAATTCTTATGGCGGGCATCAAATTCGGTCTTCGCTCGAAAATCCATGCCAATGAGCTGGATTATTCCGGAGGCATTCAGGCGGGAGTTAAATATTGTGCTTTGTCGGTTGACCATCTTGAATACACCGGAGATGAAGAAATACGTGCACTGCTTGGCAGTGAAACCATGCCCACGCTATTGCCGGGTGCGGCATTTTTTCTCGGGATGCCTTATGCTCATGCCCGAAAAATGATTGATGCAGGTTTGCCCTTGGCAATGGCAAGCGATTATAATCCGGGTTCTTCTCCATCCGGCAACATGCAGTTGATTTTATCTATGGGCTGTATTAAATACAAAATGCTCCCCGAAGAATCTATTCATGCTGTAACAATTAACGGAGCATATGCCATGGGTGTCTCCGACATACTGGGCAGCATTGCTGTGGGGAAAAAAGCAAATGTTTTTATCACCAAACCTATCCCTAGCTTGGAGTTTATGCCTTATGCATTTGGAAGCAATAAAGTGGAAACGGTTATTATTAACGGAAAAATTCAAAAATGA
- a CDS encoding DUF748 domain-containing protein: MKRKLRIKKRYIVIISIVFFLFLLLFFLSSIVRWYLVKNSVELIGRKVDLKELHINYFKCSVRAKNFTMYEKNQSDKFVSFQELYVNFDPWNLFKNEIAFSEIRLDKPWVSLVYADSAFNFSDFMQTGDTTMADTTDEMESDTLKFLVKNFSINSGYIKYEDKSSNTNTELKDLSVKVPEISWNSKQSKMGVEFILGKDGEVAVDGMINQASGEYSVILKTNNIDITPFAGYAKAFIAADITSGKLYSNLRVKGEMNNPLNMKVFGEAGLKDIAIFEEDGKKFCSFKDIYVRMDSLDIGSSNFCIDKVLIDEPQIVAVLEKNNTNIQRILAPILNDTSAVADTTNDTTVVHYSIDTLVLRGGYIDFSDLSLNRPFKFDIKNLSLDVAGFSDLAAKIPLNFSMNLNGPGTFNGKATLSMVNMTDVVFEGNIAKLDMVSLSPYSEYYLARPIKKGSFNYDCRLKMTPSMLDNNNKLKIANLEFGKKTKDTTAYKVPVILALYIIKDREGLIKIDLPVTGSPSDPKFKLRKIIWKTLEEFLLKAISEPFEAIGKMFGTSPESIKQIPFDFLQDSLTAEQRSKLDKISEIVVKKPELNFTFIQTTDPEKEKALIAVQQAKTLFISKATAQGTEPEEIRRKAAAVSNFDPAFLTFLGIEGESNEGSLAERCLQLVGSENVETEFTQLMLKRENILKTFFADKALPAGSVGFKTTDLRNLPVEMKTPKFIIELNVK, from the coding sequence ATGAAACGAAAATTAAGAATAAAAAAAAGGTATATCGTAATTATTAGCATTGTATTTTTTTTGTTTTTATTGCTATTTTTTCTTTCAAGCATAGTAAGATGGTACTTAGTGAAAAACAGTGTGGAACTGATTGGAAGAAAAGTTGACCTTAAGGAGCTGCATATTAATTATTTTAAATGCAGTGTCAGAGCCAAAAATTTTACGATGTACGAAAAAAACCAGTCCGACAAATTTGTGAGTTTCCAGGAATTGTATGTGAATTTTGACCCGTGGAACCTTTTTAAAAATGAAATCGCCTTCTCCGAAATCAGGCTTGATAAGCCTTGGGTGTCGCTGGTTTATGCAGATTCTGCCTTTAATTTCAGTGATTTTATGCAAACAGGCGACACCACCATGGCAGATACAACAGATGAAATGGAAAGTGATACACTGAAGTTTTTGGTGAAAAATTTCAGCATCAACAGCGGGTATATTAAGTATGAAGATAAATCCTCAAATACAAACACCGAACTCAAAGACCTGAGTGTTAAAGTTCCCGAAATTTCATGGAATAGCAAGCAATCAAAAATGGGTGTGGAGTTTATTCTTGGTAAAGACGGGGAGGTGGCGGTTGATGGTATGATAAATCAGGCATCGGGGGAATATTCCGTTATTCTGAAAACAAATAATATTGATATCACTCCATTTGCCGGCTATGCCAAAGCATTTATTGCTGCCGACATTACAAGCGGTAAATTATATTCCAACCTGAGGGTAAAGGGAGAAATGAATAACCCCTTAAATATGAAAGTTTTCGGGGAAGCAGGATTGAAAGATATTGCCATTTTTGAAGAGGATGGAAAGAAATTCTGCTCTTTTAAAGACATTTATGTAAGAATGGATTCCCTTGACATTGGCAGCTCCAATTTCTGTATTGACAAGGTGTTGATTGACGAACCTCAGATTGTTGCCGTTCTTGAGAAAAACAATACCAACATCCAGAGGATACTTGCCCCTATATTGAATGATACTTCGGCAGTAGCTGATACCACAAATGATACTACTGTTGTACATTATTCCATTGACACCCTGGTATTAAGAGGCGGGTACATTGACTTTTCGGATCTGTCGTTAAACCGGCCATTTAAGTTTGACATTAAAAATCTTTCTCTTGACGTTGCGGGGTTTAGTGACCTGGCAGCAAAAATTCCTTTAAATTTCAGTATGAACCTCAACGGCCCAGGAACTTTTAATGGAAAAGCCACACTCAGCATGGTGAATATGACGGATGTTGTTTTTGAAGGCAATATTGCAAAGCTGGATATGGTTAGCCTGTCGCCTTATTCGGAGTACTATCTGGCAAGACCCATCAAAAAAGGGTCTTTTAATTACGACTGCAGGCTGAAAATGACTCCTTCCATGCTTGATAACAATAATAAACTGAAAATTGCCAATCTTGAATTTGGTAAAAAAACAAAAGATACAACAGCTTATAAAGTGCCGGTTATTCTGGCGTTGTATATTATCAAAGACCGCGAGGGATTGATAAAAATTGATTTGCCTGTAACCGGTAGCCCTTCTGACCCCAAATTTAAATTGAGGAAAATCATCTGGAAAACATTGGAAGAGTTTTTACTAAAAGCTATTTCCGAACCTTTTGAGGCCATAGGAAAAATGTTTGGCACCAGTCCTGAAAGCATAAAGCAGATTCCTTTTGATTTTTTACAGGATAGTCTTACTGCCGAGCAGAGGAGCAAGTTGGATAAAATATCGGAGATTGTTGTAAAAAAACCAGAATTGAATTTTACTTTTATACAGACTACTGACCCTGAAAAAGAAAAAGCGCTGATAGCAGTACAACAGGCAAAAACACTTTTTATTTCAAAAGCCACGGCGCAGGGCACTGAGCCTGAAGAAATCCGTAGAAAAGCAGCCGCTGTTTCAAATTTTGACCCGGCATTCCTTACTTTCCTGGGAATAGAAGGCGAAAGCAATGAAGGTTCACTGGCAGAGCGGTGCTTACAGCTTGTCGGAAGTGAAAATGTGGAAACGGAATTTACCCAACTGATGTTGAAACGCGAAAATATTTTAAAAACATTTTTTGCCGATAAAGCTTTGCCTGCTGGTTCTGTGGGTTTTAAAACTACCGACCTGAGAAACCTGCCTGTCGAGATGAAAACTCCTAAGTTTATCATTGAACTTAATGTAAAATAA
- the ftcD gene encoding glutamate formimidoyltransferase has translation MKQIIECVPNFSEGNDMSIIKQITDEMEAVSGVKLLDVDPGKATNRTVVTIAGEPDAVVEAAFKGIKKASEIIDMRKHKGEHPRFGATDVCPFVPISGITMEETVEYARRLAERVGTELNIPVYCYENAAYSEERKNLADCRAGEYEGLPKKLADPHWKPDFGPAVFNAIAGATAVSARDFLVAYNVNLNTTSTRRANAVAFDIREKGRPKREGNPITGKIVKNENGNPVMIPGSLKACKAIGWFIDEYGIAQISINLTNISITPVHVAFEEACRKARERGLRVTGSELVGLIPLKAMLDAGKYFLKKQQRSTGVSENELIKIAIKSLGLDDLKPFNPREKIIEFVLEDKEENTKKKLVDYTCRGFADETASESPAPGGGSISAYMGSLGASLATMVANLSSHKPGWDGRWEEFSAWAEKGQKIKDELLLLVDEDTNAFNKIMDAFELPKSNDEEKQLRDHAVQDATRYATEIPLKTMYKAFESMEVIKAMAETGNPNSVTDAGVGALCARSAVIGAFLNVKINASGLKDKELAAEMIAQAEELVNQAQALEDEILDIVHQKINL, from the coding sequence ATGAAACAAATTATTGAATGTGTTCCCAATTTCAGCGAAGGGAACGATATGAGCATCATCAAACAGATAACGGATGAAATGGAAGCCGTTTCCGGTGTAAAACTTTTAGATGTTGACCCTGGCAAGGCCACCAACCGCACGGTGGTTACTATAGCGGGGGAACCTGACGCTGTTGTAGAAGCAGCTTTCAAAGGTATTAAAAAAGCTTCGGAAATAATTGATATGCGCAAGCACAAAGGGGAACATCCCCGTTTCGGTGCTACAGATGTATGTCCTTTTGTTCCTATATCCGGCATTACCATGGAAGAAACTGTGGAGTATGCCCGCAGGCTGGCTGAACGCGTTGGCACTGAACTCAATATCCCTGTTTATTGTTATGAAAATGCTGCTTATAGCGAAGAAAGAAAAAATTTAGCTGATTGCCGTGCCGGAGAATATGAAGGTTTGCCGAAAAAACTTGCTGACCCTCACTGGAAGCCGGACTTTGGCCCTGCCGTATTTAATGCCATTGCCGGTGCCACTGCCGTAAGTGCCCGCGATTTTCTTGTCGCCTATAATGTAAACCTGAACACAACATCTACCAGACGTGCCAACGCAGTAGCTTTTGACATACGTGAAAAAGGCAGACCAAAACGGGAAGGCAACCCGATAACAGGAAAAATAGTAAAGAATGAAAATGGAAATCCTGTGATGATTCCCGGTTCGCTAAAAGCCTGCAAAGCAATAGGGTGGTTCATAGATGAGTACGGCATTGCCCAGATTTCCATTAACCTCACAAATATCAGCATCACCCCGGTGCATGTGGCATTTGAGGAAGCCTGCAGAAAAGCACGGGAACGTGGATTAAGGGTTACAGGTTCTGAATTGGTGGGATTGATACCATTAAAAGCCATGCTTGATGCCGGAAAATATTTCCTAAAAAAACAACAACGTTCAACAGGCGTTTCAGAAAATGAACTTATTAAAATTGCCATAAAATCATTAGGACTTGATGATTTAAAACCTTTTAACCCCAGGGAAAAAATCATTGAGTTTGTCCTTGAAGACAAAGAAGAAAACACCAAAAAGAAGTTGGTGGATTATACTTGCCGGGGCTTTGCCGATGAAACCGCCTCGGAATCACCTGCCCCCGGAGGAGGCTCAATATCAGCTTATATGGGCTCGTTAGGAGCTTCTCTGGCAACCATGGTCGCCAACCTTTCATCACATAAACCCGGCTGGGACGGGCGCTGGGAAGAATTTTCAGCATGGGCTGAAAAAGGGCAGAAAATAAAAGATGAACTGCTGTTGCTGGTGGATGAGGATACCAATGCCTTCAATAAAATTATGGATGCTTTCGAACTGCCTAAAAGCAATGATGAAGAAAAACAATTACGTGACCATGCCGTTCAGGATGCCACACGCTATGCCACGGAAATACCTCTCAAAACAATGTACAAAGCTTTTGAATCCATGGAAGTGATTAAAGCGATGGCAGAAACAGGCAACCCCAACTCCGTAACCGATGCCGGCGTAGGAGCCCTTTGTGCCCGCTCTGCAGTAATTGGCGCCTTCCTGAATGTTAAAATTAATGCATCGGGATTGAAAGATAAAGAATTGGCAGCAGAAATGATTGCTCAGGCGGAAGAACTGGTAAATCAGGCACAGGCGTTGGAAGACGAAATACTTGACATCGTACATCAAAAAATTAACCTTTAA
- a CDS encoding DUF4293 domain-containing protein encodes MIQRIQSLFLLLAVAAYVLLFFFPFAEYRTGDMVYTFSLLEITNGNSNSTIPLIIAVCLLALACVITIFLFKKRLIQIKITAITLLAHIGFIAALFYSAETVIANSIAKNITETLSTTAELIPAYKAGMYIALLPIVFLVLAHRAIRKDEKMVRASDRLRD; translated from the coding sequence ATGATACAACGCATTCAGAGTTTGTTTTTGTTGCTGGCCGTAGCAGCCTATGTATTGCTTTTTTTCTTTCCCTTTGCCGAATACCGCACAGGAGACATGGTTTATACCTTCTCGCTTTTAGAAATTACAAACGGCAATAGCAACAGCACTATTCCCTTAATTATTGCAGTATGCCTTCTTGCCCTGGCATGCGTGATAACTATATTTTTATTTAAAAAACGCCTGATTCAGATTAAAATCACAGCTATAACACTGCTGGCACATATTGGATTTATTGCCGCTCTTTTTTATTCTGCTGAAACCGTCATCGCAAATTCTATCGCAAAAAACATAACGGAAACATTAAGTACAACGGCCGAGCTTATTCCGGCTTACAAGGCAGGAATGTATATAGCATTGTTGCCTATTGTTTTTCTGGTGCTGGCACACAGGGCTATCCGTAAAGACGAAAAAATGGTACGTGCCTCAGACCGCCTGAGGGATTAA
- a CDS encoding metallophosphatase family protein — protein sequence MTRIGIFSDTHCFLHAKVFEFFAECDQIWHAGDIGDAETADKLKNFKPLTAVYGNIDGQPLRQCFPETQIFMTEDVKIILTHIGGKPGKYDIKARQLIEKEKPEIFVCGHSHICRVQYDQKYQMLYINPGAAGKYGLHQKITLLRFIIDGNDMRDMEVLELDKH from the coding sequence ATGACACGCATAGGCATATTTTCCGACACCCATTGTTTTCTGCATGCAAAAGTTTTTGAGTTTTTCGCTGAATGCGACCAGATATGGCATGCAGGCGATATCGGTGATGCAGAAACCGCCGACAAACTTAAAAATTTTAAGCCGCTCACAGCCGTTTACGGCAATATTGATGGGCAACCATTACGTCAATGCTTTCCTGAGACACAGATTTTTATGACGGAAGATGTTAAAATTATTCTAACACACATAGGAGGAAAACCGGGCAAATACGATATAAAGGCAAGGCAATTAATAGAAAAAGAGAAACCTGAAATATTTGTTTGTGGCCACTCACACATCTGTCGGGTGCAATACGACCAAAAATATCAGATGCTATATATCAATCCCGGTGCGGCAGGGAAATACGGTTTGCATCAGAAAATAACGCTACTGCGTTTTATAATTGACGGAAATGATATGCGGGATATGGAAGTTCTGGAACTGGATAAACATTAA